From a single Nissabacter sp. SGAir0207 genomic region:
- a CDS encoding pyridoxal phosphatase gives MTYRVIALDLDGTLLDRQKRILPESLKAIAAARELGVTVLVVTGRHHVAIHPFYQALKLDTPAICCNGTYLYDYQNRQVLKSDPLRKDLAQQVITMLDHSKIHGMLYVDDAMLYERPTEHVLRSLAWAETLPEAQRPNILQVESLSAAAERADAIWKFATTHPDLEALKAFTMEVEEKLGLACEWSWFDQVDVAKGGNSKGKRLQEWVESQGMTMKDVLAFGDNYNDLSMLQTAGLGVAMGNADDFIKERAGLVIGTNEEPGIAAVIEQHILQ, from the coding sequence ATGACCTATCGCGTAATTGCGCTCGACCTCGACGGCACCCTGCTGGACCGTCAAAAACGTATCCTGCCGGAGTCCCTGAAGGCCATCGCCGCCGCCCGTGAGCTGGGCGTGACCGTGCTGGTGGTCACTGGCCGCCACCACGTCGCCATCCACCCCTTCTATCAGGCGCTGAAGCTGGACACCCCAGCCATCTGCTGCAACGGCACCTACCTCTATGACTACCAGAACCGCCAGGTGCTGAAGTCCGACCCGCTGCGCAAGGATCTGGCGCAGCAGGTGATCACCATGCTCGACCACTCCAAAATCCACGGTATGCTCTATGTGGATGACGCGATGCTCTATGAGCGCCCGACCGAGCACGTGCTGCGTTCGCTGGCGTGGGCCGAGACCCTGCCGGAGGCGCAACGCCCGAACATTCTCCAGGTGGAGAGCCTGAGCGCCGCCGCCGAACGCGCCGACGCCATCTGGAAATTCGCCACCACCCACCCGGATCTGGAAGCACTGAAAGCCTTCACCATGGAGGTGGAGGAGAAGCTGGGGCTGGCCTGCGAGTGGTCATGGTTTGACCAAGTGGATGTCGCCAAGGGCGGCAACAGCAAGGGCAAACGCCTGCAGGAGTGGGTGGAGTCGCAGGGCATGACGATGAAGGACGTGCTGGCCTTCGGTGACAACTACAATGACCTGAGCATGTTGCAGACCGCTGGCCTCGGCGTGGCGATGGGCAACGCCGACGACTTCATCAAGGAGCGCGCCGGGCTGGTGATTGGCACCAATGAGGAGCCGGGCATCGCCGCCGTGATTGAGCAGCATATCCTGCAATAA